The genomic region ACGAACTGGGCGTGCAGCTATTCGAAAGGGGAGGTCGCAGTCCCAGGCTCAACATGAACGGCCGCTACGTGGTGGACCGGGCATCGGAGATTCTTCTTATCTACGATGAAATAAAGGGGCGGCTTTCCCCTGCCGACGGGGTGCAGGGGCTGCTGACGCTGGGCGCCGTCCCTACGGTGATCACCGGCTCGCTCCCTCCCGCACTCCAGCGGCTTCGATCCCGCTACCGCGACATGCATGTGAAACTGGTCTCGGGACTTTCCACCGAACTCGTGCGCAAAGTCGAAGAGGGCGACCTTGACGCCGCCTTGACGACAGAGCCCCCCTACGCCGTGCCGCCGCAATACGAATGGATCCCGTACGATGAAGAGCCTTTTTTCGTGGTTGCTCCCCTGGGAGCCGGCATCAAAGACGTCCGGCTGCTGTTCGAGCGCTTTCCTTTCGTGCGCTTCGACAAGATGGCCTGGGCAGGCGCCATGGTAGACCGCGAGCTGATGTTGCACGGAATCCGGCCGCGCGAGGTCATGGAATTCGATTCCCTGGAAGCCGCCCTCGCCTTGGTGGAGGCAGGGCTGGGGATTGCCGTGGTGCCGCTGGGCAAATCGCGCCTGGATCACGTCGGCAGCAATTTCACCCTCACCCCTTTCGGCACCCCGCAGCTGACACGGCGCGTCGGTATGTACCAGAAGCGGCAACACCCACGCCTGGCGTTGACCTGCAAGGTTCTGGACGAGTTGTCGCAGGCAAAGCTGAAGTAAAACTCAAGGAAGAGATAAAAACTATCAACTTTTTTTAAAGACATGGTCGTGCTACCCTCTTGCCACAGTCCAACATGAAGAGGTTGTAGCATGGCCGTTATCGTAAATGCCCTCACCCCTGTTCTGGCGCTGATCCTTCTGGGTTTTCTCCTCAGGCGCACTGAATTCATCCCCTCCTCCTTCTGGCCTTCCGCGGAAAAGCTGACCTACTACCTCCTGATGCCGGCCACCCTGATCCACAGCCTCGCCGGCAAAGAGATCGGCTCCTCGCCCTGGTTGAACATACTGCTCACGGTCGGCGGCGCCATCTTCGCCAGCGTCTTGTTCGTGATCCTGGGCTGGCTCATGCGCAGACAGATGGGGGGAGCGGCCTTCACTTCGCTTTTCCAGGGCGGGGTTCGCTTCAACACCTTCGTAGCGCTGGCCCTTGCAGAAAACCTGTTCGGGAAGGAAGGCCTGTTCCTGGCCTCCCTGGGTGCGGGGTTCATGATACTGATCATCAACGTTCTATGCGTCTCCGCCTTCTCGGTGGCCGTCGGCGACGGCGTTTGCGACCTGAAGAAGGTAGGGCGCGACCTGTTGCGGAACCCGCTGATCTGGGGATGCGCCCTGGGCATCGGCATCAACGCCGCCGGGGTGAAACTGCCGTCGGCGATCGACGGTTCGCTCACCCTTCTCGGCAAGGCAGCCTTTCCTGTCGGTCTGATGGCGGTAGGGGCCGCATACCGCCCCGGCAACATAGCCCGGCACTGGCAGCCGCTTTTGACAAGCTGCGGCATCCAGTTCGTCTGCAAGCCGGTCATCGCCTGGTATCTGGCGGCAGCCACGGGTTTGTCCGGGGTTGCCGCCGGAGTCGCGGTACTGCTTTTCAGTGTCCCTACCGCGCCGACTGCCTATATCCTTTCCAGGCAGATGGGCGGAGACCATGACAGCATGGCGGTGATAATCACCGTTCAGACCTGCCTCTCCTTTTTCACCCTCCCGCTCACGCTCTGGCTGTTGAGATGATCCTTCGCCCCTTGACAACATTTCCTCATTGGGTTATCTATATCGCCGCTTCGACTGCTACAGATATACGACAATACTAAACCTTCCGCGAGGATGGGACGGAAAGCCTATAGGGTCTCACTGAGACAGCCGGGTCGCCGAAAATATCTTTTTCGATATTCAGGGTGGCCCGGCTTTTTTCGTTCCATGCCTCAGGCCACAGCTATTTCTGTGCGATCTGAGCTAATCAAAGGAGGAAGTATTATGAAGAGATTTATGATTCTTGCAGGTTTGTTGGCGCTTGTTTCCCTGGTCCCTGGTACTGCCATGGCTGACAGCATCAAGGGGAGGTTGGGCGTGACTGGGAAAGTCGGGTTTATCATCCCGGCTGACAACGAAGCTGAATACGGCTTCAGGGACAACAACACCGACGCCGGCCTGGTCTTGGGCGGCGGTCTGCTTTACGGCATCGACGATCATTTCGCTGCTGAACTGGATGTGAGCAACTACTACTTCGATTCGGAAACCGGCGACTTCGACGTCACCAATGTCTCCTTCGGAGGCCAGTACCGGATCACAAACATGCATGACAGAAGGCTGGTCCCCTATGTTGGAGCCGGATTGGACGTCATCAGCACTG from Citrifermentans bremense harbors:
- a CDS encoding AEC family transporter; protein product: MAVIVNALTPVLALILLGFLLRRTEFIPSSFWPSAEKLTYYLLMPATLIHSLAGKEIGSSPWLNILLTVGGAIFASVLFVILGWLMRRQMGGAAFTSLFQGGVRFNTFVALALAENLFGKEGLFLASLGAGFMILIINVLCVSAFSVAVGDGVCDLKKVGRDLLRNPLIWGCALGIGINAAGVKLPSAIDGSLTLLGKAAFPVGLMAVGAAYRPGNIARHWQPLLTSCGIQFVCKPVIAWYLAAATGLSGVAAGVAVLLFSVPTAPTAYILSRQMGGDHDSMAVIITVQTCLSFFTLPLTLWLLR
- a CDS encoding LysR family transcriptional regulator; its protein translation is MSLRSLRILTAIAGKGTFAAAADQLGLTQSAVSLQVKKLEDELGVQLFERGGRSPRLNMNGRYVVDRASEILLIYDEIKGRLSPADGVQGLLTLGAVPTVITGSLPPALQRLRSRYRDMHVKLVSGLSTELVRKVEEGDLDAALTTEPPYAVPPQYEWIPYDEEPFFVVAPLGAGIKDVRLLFERFPFVRFDKMAWAGAMVDRELMLHGIRPREVMEFDSLEAALALVEAGLGIAVVPLGKSRLDHVGSNFTLTPFGTPQLTRRVGMYQKRQHPRLALTCKVLDELSQAKLK
- a CDS encoding outer membrane beta-barrel protein; the protein is MILAGLLALVSLVPGTAMADSIKGRLGVTGKVGFIIPADNEAEYGFRDNNTDAGLVLGGGLLYGIDDHFAAELDVSNYYFDSETGDFDVTNVSFGGQYRITNMHDRRLVPYVGAGLDVISTDYDANFGGNRHVDTTLGVHVSGGVDYFIEKQVALSAEAKLVLAPDADITEDGYHSGSFDPTNFSTAFGVRFFFN